One Thermococcus eurythermalis DNA segment encodes these proteins:
- a CDS encoding ABC transporter permease subunit, with protein sequence MKLKVTLRKLRHEKKRVAIVFLAFLFVSLGFNFTLSAVGSISKAVEDFAKRGNVELAGMEAFRRRELRASESFSAPRFSFSPRGLYGVFLGLSLQSKRFMAFVALTVLMAFLNKATLDKYHSLYGPTGVLNALISTLGGVFLPFVVIPLGAVSIGSAIENGTVRVLLSKPLRRRDFFLGTLLSDLLAVLIGASLYVAFIVAYAMRLGSPSDRTLELGLAFGFLLFLSLVQYLALGYLLSVFMRGRKALFSSLVLAFLLGFAVPISITAASTSVGDSFHDALAKNSLPVPSPNLHYTVLAMAVSPSRGLPPKSVSEVLSYPGNLAMLVVPTLVYLTISWLAFRKADLR encoded by the coding sequence ATGAAGTTAAAAGTAACCCTTAGAAAGCTCAGGCACGAAAAGAAAAGGGTTGCTATTGTATTCCTGGCGTTTCTCTTTGTAAGCCTCGGTTTCAACTTTACACTCTCGGCGGTTGGCAGTATAAGCAAGGCCGTTGAGGATTTTGCCAAGCGGGGGAACGTGGAGCTCGCGGGAATGGAGGCCTTCCGGAGGAGGGAGCTGAGGGCTTCTGAATCGTTCTCGGCCCCCCGTTTTTCCTTCTCTCCACGCGGGCTCTACGGCGTTTTCCTCGGGCTGAGCCTTCAGAGCAAACGCTTCATGGCTTTCGTCGCCCTGACGGTCTTGATGGCCTTCTTAAACAAGGCTACCCTCGATAAGTACCACTCCCTTTACGGCCCTACCGGCGTTTTGAACGCCTTAATTTCGACTTTGGGTGGCGTGTTCCTGCCCTTCGTTGTTATTCCCCTTGGTGCGGTCTCGATAGGCTCGGCCATCGAGAACGGCACTGTTAGAGTTCTGCTGAGCAAGCCGTTGAGGAGGAGGGACTTTTTCCTCGGGACGCTCCTGAGCGACCTTCTGGCGGTGTTGATTGGCGCTAGTCTCTACGTCGCTTTCATCGTTGCCTACGCCATGCGTCTTGGCTCCCCTTCGGATAGAACCCTCGAACTTGGTCTTGCCTTTGGCTTTCTACTATTTCTCTCGCTCGTCCAGTACCTGGCCCTCGGCTATTTGCTCTCGGTCTTCATGAGGGGCAGGAAGGCGCTTTTCTCCTCGCTGGTTCTGGCCTTCCTGCTGGGCTTCGCCGTTCCAATCTCCATCACCGCGGCCTCAACTTCGGTAGGGGATTCCTTCCACGATGCTCTGGCCAAAAACTCCCTCCCCGTGCCGAGTCCTAACCTGCACTACACCGTGCTTGCGATGGCCGTCTCTCCGAGTAGGGGCCTTCCGCCCAAATCGGTATCGGAGGTTCTAAGCTATCCTGGCAATCTGGCTATGCTGGTCGTCCCGACGCTTGTCTACTTAACCATCTCGTGGCTCGCATTCAGAAAAGCCGACCTGAGGTGA